The following nucleotide sequence is from Nitrospirota bacterium.
ACGCCAAGGATCATGGCTTCAACCTCACCGTTCACGATTTCAGCAGCCTTTGTTGCTTCCGCAGGTTTTCGCAGCAGGTCCGCACGTTCACTGGCCACCTCTCGTTGCTTCTCTGCTGGCACATGAGGAATTGGGAACTGGAGGAGATTGTCAACGTAGAGCCGCTGCTTGACCGCGCCAACCCGATGCACCTGGATCAATTCGATGAAGAAGGGCGTTCCAATCAGCACGGCGACGAATCCGGGCAGCAATCCAGACCTGACTGGAGTGCTCCTGTAAGCTCCCCCGCCAAGGAGACACTCCCAAAGGAGAAGTTCCGGCTGTGAGTTTGGCCCGATACAAGGTCGGCGGAAGCCCCGCCAAGGTCTCATGGGGCCGTTCCTCGTTATAGCTGTCCAACCATTCCGCACTGATCTCCCGGACCTGGTCGAGCGACTCAACCACATAGGCATCGAGCACGTCGGTCCGGTAGGTGCGATTGAACCGTTCGATGAAGGCATTCTGACCCGGCTGGCCCGGCGGGATGTACCGACGGGCGATGCCCCGCT
It contains:
- a CDS encoding integrase core domain-containing protein: RVIRVLEQVVAWRGQPQAIRLDNGPELLAERFVSWCTERGIARRYIPPGQPGQNAFIERFNRTYRTDVLDAYVVESLDQVREISAEWLDSYNEERPHETLAGLPPTLYRAKLTAGTSPLGVSPWRGSLQEHSSQVWIAARIRRRADWNALLHRIDPGASGWRGQAAALR